TACTAAAAATTCTACTCAGGGAGCTTTGTATGAAAATGGTATCCACATCAGAAGACACGGAAGATTAACATTAAATAACGCTGTGGTTACAGGATATCCTGTGGGAATCAAAGTAGAAGGTACAGGTTCTGAACTTTCTTCAGCTTCAGCATACAACACGATCCAGATCCACGGATTTGGTACTTCTGTGACAGGTACAGGAACTGCGGGAATCCCAGCTGCTAACCTATTAACGGGTACTCCTGCATCTCTATGGGGGATGAGCCAGCCATTCTTCAACGAAGGAAGCTGGAATGTATCTCCAAGAAACTGTGGAAACTTCCAGGGACTTTGGACAAAATACAATTTCACGATTGTAGAATAATAAAAACTTTAAAAAGCAGGGAACAGCGAAAGCTGATTCCTTGCTTTTACTTCAAAAACATTAATAATCAGCATTATGAAAAAAATAATTTTATCATCTGTTCTGTTTTTATCCCACCTGGCTGCAGCGCAGACTCTGGTTTGGGGAAATTCTTTTGATACGCCTGCTGACCTTCAGGGATGGACTTTCCATGATCTGAACGGTAACAGCAACGGATGGACGCAGGGACAGAATATCTACCATAACGGAACGGCTTTAACCTATGGAACTTCAGGTGTTCTTCGTCATTCCATCAGTTTGGTACCCACTGGTAATGCTACAGGATTTGCTACGGAAAATGACTGGATCATTTCTCCTCAGATTGATCTTACCAACACTGCAGGTACAGTTACTTTAGCTGCGAATATCGGAAGACAGAGAACTACCCATACCATTGTTGCCAGAGATCTTTTTATCTATGTAAGTACTCCGCAGAAAGAGGTTCCTACATTAGCTGATTTCCAGGCCATGACGGTAGATGCAGGAGGTAATGATGTTCAGAGTCTTTATAAAATACAGGTAGGAGACTCAGCCAATCCGTTTCCGGCAGATCTTACCGAGTTTGTACAATCTCTTGTAGATCTTTCTGCTTTCGCAGGAAAGAAAATCTATATCGGAATGTGGGCGAACAGAAAAGCAAGCGGAAATAATATTCAGAATATCAATATTGATGAAATAGGAATTTATGCTACGGCATTTTTAGGAACTAAGGATGTAAAAGGAAACAAAACACTTACACAAATAGCAGAAAACCCCGTAAAAGAATCGTTAGTACTACAGCTTAATCCTGCATTGAAGGAAAATACAATAGTAGTGAATATTTACAATGCTGCCGGGCAAAAAGTGCTTACCGCTCAGTATTTAAAAGCTATTCATGTAGCTAATCTTACATCAGGAGCATATATCGCTGAAATTACAGACGGAAAGACTACAGAAAGGCTGAAATTTATTAAAAAATAAAACTTTTACCCCTTACAAACTGATTTTAGAAACACCAGAAATTTTAAATACAATAATGGATAGCACCTGAAAAACGTTATCCAGAACATATCCAACTAGTTTTTTTATAATTATATATTGCCCGGCTGATGGGTTGGGCAATATTTTTAAGTGTTACCATCAAATAATTAAATAAAGATGAATAAAATCTTTGCATTACTCCTATTTTTCACCGTACTTTTTTCATGTACAGACAGCAACACGATGGAGTTGTATGATAAAGTACAGAAACCCGGAGAGATTACTATCAAAGGATTTTCTAAGCCTGATGCTGTTCAGCTTAGGTTCAACGGACAGCCTGTATCCATTGACGGAAAGACGTCCTATACCAATAAAATAGAAACCCAGCTTCAGTTTGTACTGGATCAGGGAGAAACCAGTAAACTGTCTGTTTACAATAGTGAAACAGGCATTGAAATCGCAAAATACAATATTACCTATGACAACATAAATGATTTTAAAACCCTGAACTTTTTTAATCTTCCCGGAATTTATTTACAGACTTACGCCGTAAAACCTCAGGTTAATCTTGGGAAAGTCGGTTTTGAATTTATTTTTCCTAATCTGGGCGAATTGTCCGGAACCTCACTGAAAAATGTGAAAGGGATTTTGAAAAGAGACAACGGAGTAGTGCTGGCTGAATTTGACAACATCGGGAAAGATAATTTTACAGCAGTGAAAATCTATAACTTTTACAGCTCTACTTCTCCGGTATATCTTGAACTGTACAAACCGGGAACTACAGAGCCTTATGCCGGATCTAAAATGATTCAGGTGAAAATAAAACAGCACACAGGTGCCAATATGATTGTTCTTCAGGAAAAAATGGAAAATGGAGAATGGGTAGTCAAAGGAGATATAGATGTAGCAGAATATCTGTAATTGCGTATGAAAAATTTTTTAAAACTTCAGTGCATTGCCATCGTGGCCTTTCTCATTTCGTGTACAAATAATAATGACGAAAGCGCTCCCGTTTTTCCGGAAGGGAGCACAGAATCTGTGAATCTCTGGGTTCAGGACAGCATGAAACGGTATTATTATTGGGCAGATGAAATGCCTTCAAAGCCAGATTATCAGCTTCCCATTAAAGATTTTTTCAAAAGTCTGCTCTCTTCCAAGGATCGGTTTTCTTTTATGGTCAATACTGAAGATTCTTCTACCTATCCACGTTCTATAAGAAATATGTACGGGTTTGATTACTCTGTTGTTCAGCTTGCCAATAATGAAGTGGTTACCGTAGTAAAGCTGGTGCTTCAAAATTCTCCGGCCTTCAATGCAGGGCTGGAAAGAGGAATGATCATCACAAAAGTTAATGGAAAAGTAATGACGGCCACTAATGCCGAAACAATGGCTTCGTCTATTAAAGATCAGACTGTTGTAGAACTTACGGTCGGGAAGTGGCAGAACGGAGCTATTACCAATGAGAAAAATATCACGGTTTACTATGGTTTTTCTTTTGAACAGCCCATTTTATCCAATATTTTTGAGAAAAACGGTAAAAAAATAGGATATCTGTATATCTATGATTTTCCGGACGGAATGACTCAGACTTTAAATCAGAAGTTTGGGGAATTAAAAGCTGCCGGAGTTCAGGAACTGATTCTCGATCTCCGCTACAACTATGGAGGTTCGGTATCATCTGCGGCTGCACTTTGTTCACTGATTCCTTCAGGTTTATCATCCGGATCGCCATTCATTATTTTTAGAGGAAATAAAAATGGAGGTGAAGTAAAAAGAACATTTGCCCAGCAAATCGCTTATGATCCAAAAGCTTTGGACTTTACAACTTTGCGTGGGAATGCATTGGGATTACAGAAAATATTTATTCTCACATCGAACAGTACAGCATCAGCGGCAGAAATTGTGGTGAACAACCTAAAATCTTACATGCAGGTAGTTCAGATAGGAGATGTTACACTCGGAAAAGATATGGCTGGATTTGTAGTGGAAGATAAACGTAAACCGAGAAAAATTTCATGGCAGATTCATCCGGTAATTTATAAAGTATTCAATGCCAATGGAGCCGGAGAATACAGCAGCGGAATTTCTCCGCAGATCAGTGTCAATGAATTTGCAGGACTTCCATTATTACCTTTGGGCAATCCTGATGAAACCCTTATTTCTGCTGCCCTTAACGGAGGTTATTTCAAATCTGCAGGCCAGCAAAATAATGGGAATGTTAAGATTTTATTCCAGAGTGATGTACCTCCGGTTATGATGGAGAAATAGAATTTGGATAGAAAAGATAAAAACTCGTTACATTTCAGCTATGTGAAAATGGATATCTTTTTTTACCATTAAGAATTTTAAAGAAGTAAAGTAAAGTTAAGGTCAATCATTCTGATTTTAAATTAAGGCGAAGCTAATCTTAACACCTTAGTACAATCTTAATGGTTTAAAAAAAGAAATTTAAAAAGGTTATTTAATAATAAAAAAGTAATATATCGAATAGTAAAAGATAAGACTTCTTGCCGTTTTACTTATTCAGAAAATTAATAAAATAATAAGATCATGCAGGGAATAGAGCCAAAACTTCATATGAACCTGACCAGCCGTGTTGAATATTACCGCCTGCTGATAGAAGCTGCGGAAGATCCTGAAAACCAGCCTTCGGATGTGATTAATCAGATTTCAGAACTCAGACATTTGTATGATGAGTATCTGCTGAATAAAAAGAATCTTGAGAACAGTATCAAAAACTATCGCGAATACCATAATGATTTAAGAAAAAAACTGACATCAAGACTTCGTGAGCTCAGAAGAAAAGCAAGACAGAAATAGTATGTGGAATGCACTTTATCGGTGGATTTTACAATGAAATTCATACCTTTATGACATCAAGCTGAAGGATGAAGGACTTATGAATTTTAATCAGACAGAACTTTCCGGTTATTTACACATATTTTGGCAGTTTTTCTGGCCAGAATGGATTATATTCAGTCTGATCATTAATATTGTTCTGTATCTGTTTTCTATAGGCTTATATGTTTTTATTGATAAAACTTGCCGTAAAAGCCAGTTACAGGAGAACAATCATCCTGTCACCAGACCTGATTTTTATCTCAGTCTCCTTACTGTATTATGTAACAGTCTGGTACTTTTGATAGGGGCTTTCCTATGGAAAAACGGATGGATTGTGCTGGGAGAAACTCGGTCTGCATTTGGAATCGTAGTGGAAGTTGCTGCTTTGCTTCTCCTAATGGATCTTCTGATGTATTTCTTTCATTTTACAGCCCATTTACCTTTCATTTATAAAATTCTGCACGGAAAACATCATGAGCATGTCAGCACCAATTTTTTGAGTCTTTTTGTGCTGCATCCTTTCGAAACCATAGGATTTGGACTGATGCTGCTGGTTTTACTTATCGGCTATGATTTTTCTGTGATTTCCATTTCTATTTATCTTTTGCTGAACCTTGTCTGGGGAACGATAGGACACCTGAACAGAGAGTTTTTTCCTGCTTCTTTTGACCGTTTCTTTGTAGGAACAACAAGGTTTCATAACCAGCATCATTTGGATGAAAGTAAAAACTTTGGATTTTATACTTCGGTCTGGGATAGATTATTCGGAACCTATAAGTAACCGCTGAGTTTTACAGTTTTATGTGATTCAGCATTTTGCCCAGCAGATAATTAAAATTTTCCAATTCTTTAGACGTAAATATAGAAGCAGCCTTACGGGTAATATTCTTACGGAATGTTTCCGAATTTTCTACAATAAACCTTCCTTTTTCCGTTACCGAAAGATTGAATTTCCTGTTATCTGTTTCCACCTGTTTTCGGATAATGAAATCATTACTGATCAGAAATTTCAATTGTTTTGAGATGGCAGCCTGGCTGATGTTAAATGCTGTCGATATCTCTTTTCCCGTTGTGATCTCTTTCCTCATGATAAATTCAATGATATTATAATGAGTTGCGGTAACGCCGTTAATATCCCCGCGGTTCATATGAGCCAGAATAAGACATTGAAAATCAGTAAAAGTGTTAAAAAGCTCTTTTTCAATTGGTTTCATAAAAAATATACTTAACTTAGTTAATTATTAACAAAGTTAAGCATTTAAAAATGGAAAATATAGAAATTACCAATGCCCGGCAAAATAATCTCAAAAATATTTCCATAAAAGTTCCAAAATATAAGATTGTAGTTTTTACGGGTGTTTCAGGATCCGGTAAATCTTCACTGGTTTTTGAAACCATTGGAGCCGAAGCGCAAAGACAAATCAATGATACCCAAAATAGTTTTATCAGAAACCGTTTGCA
The nucleotide sequence above comes from Chryseobacterium sp. 7. Encoded proteins:
- a CDS encoding sterol desaturase family protein: MNFNQTELSGYLHIFWQFFWPEWIIFSLIINIVLYLFSIGLYVFIDKTCRKSQLQENNHPVTRPDFYLSLLTVLCNSLVLLIGAFLWKNGWIVLGETRSAFGIVVEVAALLLLMDLLMYFFHFTAHLPFIYKILHGKHHEHVSTNFLSLFVLHPFETIGFGLMLLVLLIGYDFSVISISIYLLLNLVWGTIGHLNREFFPASFDRFFVGTTRFHNQHHLDESKNFGFYTSVWDRLFGTYK
- a CDS encoding T9SS-dependent choice-of-anchor J family protein, with product MKKIILSSVLFLSHLAAAQTLVWGNSFDTPADLQGWTFHDLNGNSNGWTQGQNIYHNGTALTYGTSGVLRHSISLVPTGNATGFATENDWIISPQIDLTNTAGTVTLAANIGRQRTTHTIVARDLFIYVSTPQKEVPTLADFQAMTVDAGGNDVQSLYKIQVGDSANPFPADLTEFVQSLVDLSAFAGKKIYIGMWANRKASGNNIQNINIDEIGIYATAFLGTKDVKGNKTLTQIAENPVKESLVLQLNPALKENTIVVNIYNAAGQKVLTAQYLKAIHVANLTSGAYIAEITDGKTTERLKFIKK
- a CDS encoding MarR family winged helix-turn-helix transcriptional regulator, with protein sequence MKPIEKELFNTFTDFQCLILAHMNRGDINGVTATHYNIIEFIMRKEITTGKEISTAFNISQAAISKQLKFLISNDFIIRKQVETDNRKFNLSVTEKGRFIVENSETFRKNITRKAASIFTSKELENFNYLLGKMLNHIKL
- a CDS encoding S41 family peptidase is translated as MKNFLKLQCIAIVAFLISCTNNNDESAPVFPEGSTESVNLWVQDSMKRYYYWADEMPSKPDYQLPIKDFFKSLLSSKDRFSFMVNTEDSSTYPRSIRNMYGFDYSVVQLANNEVVTVVKLVLQNSPAFNAGLERGMIITKVNGKVMTATNAETMASSIKDQTVVELTVGKWQNGAITNEKNITVYYGFSFEQPILSNIFEKNGKKIGYLYIYDFPDGMTQTLNQKFGELKAAGVQELILDLRYNYGGSVSSAAALCSLIPSGLSSGSPFIIFRGNKNGGEVKRTFAQQIAYDPKALDFTTLRGNALGLQKIFILTSNSTASAAEIVVNNLKSYMQVVQIGDVTLGKDMAGFVVEDKRKPRKISWQIHPVIYKVFNANGAGEYSSGISPQISVNEFAGLPLLPLGNPDETLISAALNGGYFKSAGQQNNGNVKILFQSDVPPVMMEK